The Verrucomicrobium spinosum DSM 4136 = JCM 18804 genome includes a region encoding these proteins:
- a CDS encoding acyltransferase family protein → MTEAVSPAPAACAPFSPETGPVPPRRMQGQRQPGLDILRCLAVVLVLGSHFPVCPEETSRPVHHVTQMLRTGGWVGVDLFFVLSGFLVSGLIFAEWHKTGSVRVVRFMVRRSFKIIPSLYCLVVVTVVVQHLSGGVVPWKGVAGELLFLQNYYHRLWQHTWSLAVEEHFYTLVALVAAWCLWKRKPWHNGKALSASLLAVCAICLGVRIYNASLHPEFAEYLHLYKTHLRLDTLAFGVLIASYWHRPDSRLPAWAQKHTLPLILAGSLGFLPFFLITRQTHWLMYTAGLTLLALASGALLLGLATMKPGKQWAVAALTFVGRNSYGIYLWHLALPRWLGLIPGLKEGGSLDWWTLTAIYWAGAILLGVISTRLVETPFLALRNRFFQARTA, encoded by the coding sequence ATGACTGAAGCCGTCAGCCCCGCACCTGCCGCGTGCGCTCCCTTCTCGCCAGAGACTGGACCGGTGCCGCCACGACGAATGCAAGGGCAGCGTCAGCCGGGTCTGGACATCTTGCGCTGCCTGGCCGTGGTGCTCGTGCTGGGCTCCCACTTCCCTGTGTGTCCGGAGGAGACGAGCCGCCCCGTGCATCACGTGACGCAGATGCTGCGCACGGGCGGATGGGTGGGGGTGGATCTTTTCTTTGTGCTGAGTGGTTTTCTAGTGTCTGGATTAATATTTGCAGAATGGCACAAAACAGGGTCGGTCAGGGTCGTGCGCTTCATGGTCCGCCGTTCGTTCAAGATCATCCCCTCACTGTACTGTCTGGTAGTCGTGACAGTGGTCGTCCAACACCTGTCGGGCGGGGTCGTACCGTGGAAGGGGGTGGCAGGAGAGTTGCTGTTTCTACAGAACTATTATCACCGGCTTTGGCAACACACCTGGTCCCTGGCGGTGGAAGAGCATTTCTACACCCTTGTGGCTCTGGTGGCGGCATGGTGCCTGTGGAAACGGAAGCCATGGCACAATGGGAAGGCATTGTCTGCGTCGCTCCTGGCAGTCTGCGCCATCTGCCTTGGGGTGCGGATCTACAATGCGTCTTTGCATCCGGAATTCGCTGAGTACCTGCACTTGTACAAGACTCATTTGCGGCTGGATACCCTGGCTTTCGGAGTGCTCATTGCCAGCTACTGGCATCGGCCAGACTCCAGGCTCCCCGCCTGGGCTCAGAAGCACACGCTGCCGCTCATCCTTGCCGGGAGTCTGGGCTTTTTGCCCTTTTTCCTGATCACCCGCCAAACTCACTGGCTGATGTACACCGCCGGACTCACCCTCCTGGCCCTGGCCTCCGGAGCGCTGCTGCTGGGACTGGCGACGATGAAGCCGGGCAAGCAGTGGGCCGTGGCTGCCCTGACCTTTGTGGGCAGAAACTCCTACGGGATCTACCTCTGGCATCTGGCGCTGCCACGGTGGCTGGGATTGATCCCCGGGCTCAAGGAGGGGGGCAGCTTGGACTGGTGGACGCTCACCGCCATCTACTGGGCTGGAGCCATCCTCCTGGGGGTCATCTCCACAAGGCTGGTGGAAACTCCCTTCCTCGCCCTGCGCAACCGTTTTTTCCAGGCACGCACGGCTTGA
- a CDS encoding glycosyltransferase yields the protein MSLMQLLQTRLKDGLTHHRGLRNAKALLQHAAGVVRRDPVQDLLAYQGAESPWIEKRVNPHRDGKALLNEAAVIPLLGRYRQIYEGDPVLSRSLILKPPGPDGEKGVLYVAFEYNLYRLLRGLAEPAALLNRYNVVLSTSWSPTSYGLLEWALRMVPGTLYLEAGNPAEIAKLEAYHPRIRCVSTMPCEWIHPDNFTPKPHADRTYDILMVANWAPFKRHYELFAALAKLPASLKVALIGQKEAGRTAQSITATARSLGAKQEMEVFESLPIPQVRKIQCDSKTAVLMSRREGSCVAAMEALFANTPVGMRADAHVGSRKYINKQTGRLLSPRRGIHRELAALLEAAPHLEPRQWAVDHLSCHHAITRLNHELKHHAAGLGQRWTRDLAAMCWNPYPGYVREQDWQELRPLYEGLHREFPAVFPLNLVPPAGNFRSS from the coding sequence ATGTCACTGATGCAGCTCCTGCAAACCAGGCTGAAAGACGGACTGACGCATCACCGCGGTCTGCGCAACGCCAAGGCCCTGCTGCAGCATGCGGCAGGAGTCGTGCGCCGAGACCCGGTCCAGGACCTGCTGGCCTATCAGGGTGCAGAGTCCCCATGGATCGAGAAGCGCGTCAATCCCCACCGCGATGGAAAAGCGCTCCTGAATGAAGCGGCTGTGATACCCCTGCTGGGGCGCTACCGGCAGATCTACGAGGGCGATCCGGTGCTCTCGAGAAGTTTGATCCTGAAACCACCAGGACCTGACGGTGAAAAAGGCGTGCTCTATGTGGCCTTCGAATACAATCTGTACCGCCTGCTGCGAGGGCTGGCCGAACCGGCCGCGCTTCTGAACCGGTACAATGTAGTGCTCTCCACAAGCTGGTCCCCCACCAGTTACGGATTGCTGGAATGGGCGCTGCGGATGGTGCCGGGCACCCTCTACCTGGAGGCCGGCAACCCAGCAGAGATCGCCAAGCTGGAGGCCTATCACCCGAGGATCCGCTGCGTCAGCACCATGCCCTGCGAATGGATCCATCCTGACAACTTCACCCCAAAGCCCCACGCGGACCGCACGTATGACATCCTGATGGTGGCCAACTGGGCACCATTCAAACGGCACTACGAACTCTTCGCGGCGCTCGCGAAACTGCCGGCATCGCTCAAGGTTGCCCTCATCGGTCAAAAGGAGGCGGGGCGGACGGCCCAGAGCATCACCGCCACGGCACGCAGCCTGGGGGCGAAACAAGAGATGGAGGTATTTGAAAGCCTGCCCATCCCTCAAGTGCGGAAGATCCAATGCGACAGCAAGACGGCGGTGCTGATGAGCCGGCGCGAAGGGAGTTGTGTGGCGGCGATGGAGGCCCTCTTTGCCAACACGCCGGTGGGCATGCGGGCTGACGCCCACGTGGGATCAAGGAAATATATCAACAAACAGACCGGGCGGCTCCTCAGCCCCCGGCGGGGCATTCACCGTGAACTGGCGGCGCTACTGGAGGCCGCCCCGCATCTGGAGCCACGCCAGTGGGCAGTGGACCACCTTTCCTGCCACCACGCGATCACCAGGCTCAACCACGAGCTCAAACATCATGCAGCCGGGCTGGGCCAGCGCTGGACGCGGGATCTGGCGGCCATGTGCTGGAATCCCTATCCCGGCTATGTGCGGGAGCAGGACTGGCAGGAACTGCGCCCGTTGTACGAGGGGCTGCACCGTGAGTTTCCCGCTGTGTTTCCGTTGAACCTTGTGCCCCCTGCCGGGAACTTCCGCTCATCATGA
- a CDS encoding FkbM family methyltransferase, with protein sequence MLVSVKSFLSDQQEYPSRQVVPRNPFKIASLPWQARLYAFAYHGGRRTRSGNLAAALARRAYRFSRRLRLPSTGRFELALPKGGKSIAFDAHNTQFHAIYLPKYRSGYEVETGMLIDTFASETSHFWDIGANWGYFSLHLAAHPEFSGAIHAFEPFPRSHRDLARAVEQAGLQKVVTCHEIALSDKSGQVGMKLADNLHSGLGMVDESSGGARMACATADSLPLPPPSLIKMDVEGHELSVLKGAAATIAAAKPWIILENWREKPTNTLSPLHWLEDAGYQLYIPAWIDSSEPGMTHLTQEFHAPGRQGVEKTKRLALVQIRTVQRYLFSEHVNLFAAHKDKAETLKLKFPANRLSNILMDP encoded by the coding sequence GTGTTAGTCTCCGTAAAATCATTTTTGAGCGATCAGCAGGAATATCCCAGCCGCCAGGTCGTGCCCAGGAATCCCTTCAAGATCGCATCTTTGCCCTGGCAGGCGCGGCTCTACGCTTTTGCCTACCATGGGGGACGTCGCACCCGCAGCGGAAATCTGGCCGCGGCGCTGGCCCGCAGGGCCTACCGGTTCTCGCGACGGCTCCGGCTCCCGTCCACAGGCCGCTTTGAGCTGGCTTTGCCCAAGGGGGGCAAATCCATCGCCTTTGACGCTCACAACACCCAGTTTCACGCGATCTACCTGCCCAAGTACCGGTCTGGCTATGAGGTGGAGACCGGCATGCTCATTGACACCTTTGCCTCCGAGACCTCCCACTTCTGGGATATTGGAGCCAACTGGGGCTACTTCAGCCTTCATCTCGCGGCCCATCCGGAATTTTCAGGTGCGATTCACGCCTTTGAACCCTTTCCGCGGTCGCACCGGGATCTCGCCCGTGCCGTGGAACAAGCAGGGCTCCAGAAGGTGGTCACCTGTCATGAAATTGCCCTGTCTGACAAGTCTGGACAGGTGGGGATGAAACTCGCCGACAACCTCCACAGCGGACTGGGCATGGTGGATGAATCCAGCGGCGGTGCCCGGATGGCCTGCGCCACTGCCGACAGCCTTCCTCTTCCCCCTCCTTCATTGATCAAGATGGACGTGGAAGGCCACGAACTCTCTGTCCTGAAAGGGGCAGCTGCCACCATTGCGGCAGCCAAACCCTGGATCATCCTTGAGAACTGGCGGGAGAAGCCGACCAACACCCTTTCCCCCCTCCATTGGCTGGAAGACGCTGGGTACCAGCTTTACATCCCCGCATGGATTGACTCCAGTGAACCGGGGATGACCCACCTCACGCAGGAGTTCCATGCACCAGGCAGACAAGGCGTCGAAAAAACGAAACGCCTGGCTCTGGTACAGATCCGCACCGTCCAGCGCTACCTGTTCAGTGAACATGTGAACCTCTTCGCCGCCCACAAGGACAAGGCGGAGACTTTGAAGTTGAAGTTCCCGGCCAACCGGCTGTCGAACATCCTCATGGATCCCTAG
- a CDS encoding glycosyltransferase, translating to MDLIPRGRRTWEAWLLDLAATLTSRDSQLCLLLPEAGPEWFQQELEAVGGKLTSNPVLRGRFDKRAVQAAITGLQPTTVVVGFYPMLSPTVLSTVRMRPVTEAYYIDQSSLEIPQRMGWKGLATRLRGRVFSRRYQKIITVSDFKAGRLTSRLGIPEERLKRIYNGVPLERFQTPPAPGAQRDAIVFAGQMASYKGVTTLLQAFRLLAERWPDCPTLQFAGEGPLKEPLIQEMRDSPLAGKVEFLGQRQDVPELMMSGRCVVIPSEWDEACAFSALEAMAAGRPVITSDAGSLPELMGPDGVVFKKKDVSGLSSALEKVLRGDMSPSPDEMAARLRKRAFEHFTLERMTREYADLLAPQKSCH from the coding sequence ATGGATCTCATTCCTCGCGGTCGTCGCACCTGGGAGGCATGGTTGCTGGATCTTGCAGCCACATTGACATCGAGAGATAGTCAGCTTTGCCTGCTCCTCCCAGAGGCCGGGCCAGAGTGGTTTCAGCAAGAACTGGAAGCTGTAGGAGGCAAATTGACGTCGAACCCCGTACTGCGCGGGCGATTCGACAAACGGGCAGTTCAGGCGGCAATCACAGGGCTCCAGCCCACCACGGTGGTGGTGGGCTTCTATCCCATGCTGAGTCCGACCGTCTTGAGCACCGTGAGAATGCGTCCGGTGACCGAGGCCTACTACATAGACCAGAGCTCCCTGGAAATCCCGCAGCGTATGGGATGGAAGGGGCTGGCGACCCGGCTGCGAGGGCGGGTGTTTTCCAGGCGATACCAAAAGATCATCACCGTCTCCGACTTCAAGGCAGGCCGGCTCACGAGCCGACTGGGGATACCGGAAGAACGCCTCAAACGCATCTACAACGGGGTGCCCCTGGAGCGTTTCCAGACTCCCCCTGCTCCCGGAGCACAGCGGGACGCGATTGTCTTTGCCGGGCAGATGGCCTCCTACAAGGGGGTGACCACTCTGCTCCAGGCCTTCCGCCTGCTGGCGGAGCGATGGCCGGACTGTCCCACGCTTCAGTTCGCCGGCGAGGGCCCGCTCAAGGAGCCACTCATCCAGGAGATGCGTGACAGCCCGCTCGCGGGCAAGGTGGAGTTTCTGGGGCAGCGACAGGATGTGCCGGAACTGATGATGAGCGGACGTTGCGTGGTGATCCCCAGCGAGTGGGACGAGGCCTGTGCCTTTTCCGCACTGGAAGCCATGGCCGCAGGACGGCCTGTCATCACCTCTGATGCGGGTTCACTCCCGGAACTGATGGGTCCCGACGGCGTCGTCTTCAAGAAAAAGGACGTCTCCGGACTCTCAAGTGCACTGGAGAAAGTGCTGCGGGGTGACATGTCCCCATCTCCAGATGAAATGGCCGCCCGCCTGCGAAAACGGGCGTTCGAACACTTCACGCTGGAACGCATGACCCGGGAATACGCCGACCTGCTGGCTCCGCAGAAATCATGTCACTGA
- a CDS encoding acyltransferase family protein yields MITSSSQRNLMLDVIRAFAVLIVLVHHIDGNLSVSGVEQASFAPYAPLFIPGWVGVPVFFVLSGFLIGSLLIQEHVRTGSVNIGRFLVRRGFKIYPPFYILLAGYILLMVAGGSRPEPERLMREILFLQNYGSGGLMDVTWSLAVEEHFYFLFAAVVWLSLRLRRRSGSGLDSATPASTVRVFGFLPWLAAGFALACLVLRIVEFAPYAPGSLDNTMKNTHHRIDALFIGAALAYLHWQGTTSRLLSQPVWKVAAITLTLTTFLLVALTGGSSIDRFHKVTWLYLLVSLATCYVVYGALVWQGRSHALLKGLASVGTASYCIYLVHIPVYRVVAKLPFFQSLPYPLAAKVVFALGLAIAVGFIMTRLVEVPFLQLRNRLFPASTTALGTPGPPESPPPGKAGPTPEPPPNQIS; encoded by the coding sequence ATGATCACGAGCTCCAGCCAGCGGAATCTGATGCTCGATGTCATCAGGGCGTTTGCCGTGCTCATCGTGCTGGTGCATCACATCGATGGGAACCTGAGCGTGAGCGGGGTGGAGCAGGCCTCCTTTGCCCCCTATGCGCCGCTCTTCATCCCGGGCTGGGTGGGGGTGCCGGTCTTCTTTGTCCTTTCGGGATTCCTGATCGGCTCCCTTTTGATCCAGGAGCATGTGCGGACCGGCTCCGTCAACATCGGGAGGTTCCTTGTCCGCCGGGGTTTCAAGATCTACCCGCCATTCTACATTCTGCTGGCGGGCTACATCCTGCTGATGGTGGCCGGAGGTTCCCGCCCCGAACCCGAACGGCTGATGCGGGAGATCCTCTTCCTCCAAAACTACGGCTCCGGGGGGCTTATGGATGTGACGTGGTCCCTGGCGGTGGAAGAGCATTTTTATTTCCTCTTTGCCGCCGTGGTATGGCTCAGTCTGCGTCTGCGGCGTCGATCAGGTAGCGGTCTGGATTCTGCAACACCCGCGTCCACCGTGCGGGTGTTTGGCTTCCTGCCCTGGCTGGCAGCGGGTTTTGCGCTGGCGTGCCTCGTGCTTCGGATCGTGGAGTTTGCCCCCTACGCGCCGGGCTCGCTGGACAACACGATGAAAAACACCCATCACCGTATTGATGCGCTGTTCATTGGTGCGGCTCTGGCCTATCTGCACTGGCAGGGCACCACCTCGCGCCTGCTGAGCCAGCCCGTCTGGAAGGTGGCCGCGATCACGCTGACGCTGACCACCTTCCTGCTGGTGGCACTGACTGGAGGCAGCAGCATTGACCGCTTCCACAAGGTGACCTGGCTGTACCTGCTGGTGTCTCTCGCCACGTGCTATGTGGTCTATGGGGCCCTGGTGTGGCAGGGCCGCAGCCATGCCCTGCTCAAAGGTCTGGCCTCGGTGGGAACGGCCTCCTACTGCATCTATCTGGTCCACATACCGGTGTACCGAGTGGTGGCCAAGCTGCCGTTTTTCCAGTCCCTGCCCTATCCGCTTGCCGCCAAGGTCGTCTTTGCCCTGGGCCTGGCCATTGCGGTCGGCTTTATCATGACCCGCCTCGTGGAGGTACCCTTCCTGCAACTCAGGAACCGGCTCTTCCCCGCCTCCACCACGGCGCTGGGCACCCCTGGCCCCCCTGAATCCCCGCCACCCGGGAAGGCTGGCCCCACTCCAGAGCCCCCGCCCAACCAAATCTCGTAA
- a CDS encoding ADP-heptose--LPS heptosyltransferase yields the protein MRTIPRTVLACMRLRARFLPRNLSTYSVAGGLGDELMIWGVLQSFAAQRPSARVTFHSRFAEVLKQVPSTIHVIPYDSGSLPKDSKGLGYVGKTQLSINEQMASRLGLVPDEYPIPLPSFPRDAPGGKYPSTGRIIVIQPVASAWTPNKQWPLAYWTTLVESLPPDATVVELGQSSFFPAPPRHPRFVSIAGSTSVPAYLAAISHATVFLGPPSSGMHVAHAYGVPSVIIVGGYEAPVYPYPRAIQLHTDISCSPCWLCSACPYDRACLRNITPEVVLKAVLAQLETVGSKGSSHA from the coding sequence ATGCGGACGATACCTCGCACCGTCCTGGCCTGCATGCGATTGCGAGCCCGCTTCCTGCCTCGCAACCTGAGCACGTACTCCGTGGCAGGTGGATTGGGGGACGAGCTCATGATCTGGGGGGTGCTGCAGAGCTTCGCCGCCCAAAGGCCTTCTGCCAGAGTCACCTTCCACAGTCGGTTCGCGGAAGTGCTCAAGCAGGTCCCCAGCACCATTCACGTTATTCCCTACGACTCAGGAAGCCTCCCCAAGGATTCCAAGGGGCTTGGCTACGTTGGCAAGACCCAGTTGTCCATCAACGAACAGATGGCCTCGCGACTGGGGCTGGTTCCCGACGAGTACCCCATCCCCCTGCCCAGCTTCCCACGTGACGCTCCCGGAGGCAAGTACCCAAGTACTGGCAGGATCATCGTCATCCAACCAGTGGCGAGCGCCTGGACACCTAATAAACAGTGGCCCCTGGCGTATTGGACAACGCTGGTGGAATCCCTCCCTCCAGATGCCACCGTGGTGGAACTCGGGCAGAGCTCCTTCTTCCCCGCTCCACCCCGGCATCCGCGCTTTGTTTCCATCGCGGGCTCAACGTCCGTGCCCGCCTACCTCGCAGCCATATCCCATGCCACGGTCTTCTTGGGCCCTCCTTCAAGCGGCATGCATGTTGCCCATGCCTATGGGGTTCCGTCTGTTATCATCGTCGGCGGATACGAAGCGCCTGTGTACCCTTACCCACGGGCCATCCAGTTGCACACAGACATCTCCTGTTCACCCTGCTGGCTGTGCTCCGCCTGCCCTTACGACCGGGCATGCCTTCGCAATATCACCCCTGAGGTGGTGCTGAAGGCAGTGCTTGCTCAACTGGAAACTGTCGGTAGCAAGGGCTCGTCTCATGCGTAA
- a CDS encoding ADP-heptose--LPS heptosyltransferase, which yields MLKYLASPGWKRRATMLQLAFQRTWRTNVSAPWKRRKLEVYAIPSGLGDEVMAAGVAQAASRANPGLRLIFHTRHPELFQGMAGFSDVQRMVPGTTPKSALGLTYAARQDAPVMAQMAQYLGMPLPDFRIDLPRRPASEVPAECHHPGPLITIQTTASNWTPNKQWPEAHWRTLLEGLPASCTILELGARSIFTTPPAHPGYRELLGRTSLAQYAAAIQASHVFIGPVSAGMHLAHGYGVPSSIVIGGYELPHPYPLSKQFYRAEPCAPCWLRDACSYGRKCLQEIHPRDVLAATLQHLEQPPQA from the coding sequence ATGCTGAAGTATCTGGCCAGTCCCGGGTGGAAACGCCGGGCAACCATGCTGCAGCTCGCATTTCAGCGAACCTGGCGGACGAACGTCAGCGCCCCCTGGAAGAGGCGCAAGCTGGAGGTGTACGCCATCCCCAGTGGCCTGGGCGATGAGGTGATGGCAGCAGGCGTGGCCCAGGCAGCGTCCCGGGCGAACCCCGGGCTGCGGCTGATTTTTCACACCCGGCATCCAGAACTGTTTCAAGGCATGGCGGGCTTCTCCGACGTGCAAAGGATGGTGCCGGGGACCACGCCGAAAAGCGCCCTGGGCCTGACCTACGCAGCCAGGCAGGATGCCCCTGTGATGGCCCAGATGGCACAGTACCTGGGAATGCCGCTCCCAGACTTCCGCATCGACCTGCCTCGGCGCCCCGCATCCGAAGTGCCCGCCGAATGCCACCACCCCGGCCCCCTCATCACCATCCAGACCACGGCCAGCAACTGGACGCCGAACAAACAGTGGCCGGAGGCCCACTGGAGGACTCTGCTGGAGGGCCTGCCCGCCTCCTGCACCATTCTGGAACTGGGAGCCCGCAGCATCTTCACCACCCCGCCCGCCCATCCCGGCTACCGGGAGTTGTTGGGGCGAACCTCTCTCGCACAGTACGCCGCCGCCATTCAGGCCAGCCACGTGTTCATCGGCCCTGTCTCGGCGGGAATGCACCTCGCCCACGGCTACGGGGTGCCGTCATCCATCGTCATCGGCGGATACGAGTTGCCTCACCCCTACCCTCTTTCGAAGCAGTTCTACCGGGCGGAGCCCTGCGCCCCGTGCTGGCTGCGGGATGCGTGCAGCTACGGCAGAAAATGTCTTCAGGAAATACATCCTCGTGACGTTCTGGCGGCCACCCTCCAGCATCTGGAGCAGCCACCGCAGGCATAG
- a CDS encoding glycosyltransferase family 2 protein, giving the protein MSPSASPLVEVRVITYKRPELLVRALRCLLTQTYTHWKAAVFDDSAGQEGRQVVESMADPRIEYRPNPQNLGMVGNLSKAFAPVKYFPESRYACVLEDDNLFGPELIERNVASMQQATSLPVLVRNYGVVDIHEDGTITETDRQPMREIWGDSPREITFDDRVIEAFFSYTLGTMSYFWDLNSKVDLSIKYELHNGAIAEGCRAISFRESCWYEPDPHSVFSRFICKNQTPRKERNDGLKGNRLARLSRLRLTRMLHRHVRREMKLPFTQLLKKTRSEAEARWLTLLLAEIGHLPALMRLRGGKAWSEALKAIPLRLLYEREHVRLSAAAEKASPPGTTVNAVA; this is encoded by the coding sequence ATGTCCCCTAGCGCCAGCCCCCTCGTCGAAGTCCGCGTCATCACCTACAAGCGCCCGGAACTCCTGGTCAGGGCGCTGCGCTGCCTGCTCACCCAGACCTACACCCACTGGAAGGCAGCCGTGTTCGACGACTCCGCTGGCCAGGAGGGCCGCCAGGTGGTGGAGTCCATGGCAGATCCGCGCATCGAATACCGCCCGAACCCGCAGAACCTGGGCATGGTGGGCAACTTGAGCAAGGCCTTTGCTCCCGTGAAGTATTTCCCGGAATCCCGCTATGCCTGCGTCCTGGAGGATGACAACTTGTTTGGACCGGAGCTGATTGAGCGCAATGTCGCCAGCATGCAGCAGGCCACCAGCCTGCCAGTGCTGGTGAGAAACTACGGCGTGGTGGACATCCACGAAGATGGCACCATCACGGAAACCGACCGTCAGCCCATGCGCGAGATCTGGGGCGATTCCCCCCGCGAGATCACCTTTGATGACCGGGTGATCGAGGCTTTCTTCAGCTACACACTGGGGACCATGAGTTATTTCTGGGACCTGAACAGCAAAGTGGACCTGTCCATCAAGTACGAGCTGCACAACGGTGCCATCGCCGAGGGCTGCCGGGCCATCAGTTTCCGCGAATCCTGCTGGTATGAGCCGGATCCGCACTCCGTGTTCAGCCGCTTCATCTGCAAAAATCAGACGCCCCGCAAGGAGCGCAATGATGGTTTGAAAGGAAACCGCCTGGCCCGCCTGAGCCGGCTGCGCCTCACCCGCATGCTGCATCGACATGTGCGGCGGGAGATGAAACTGCCCTTTACCCAGCTGCTCAAGAAAACCCGCTCTGAGGCCGAGGCCAGGTGGCTCACGCTCCTGCTTGCGGAAATAGGCCACCTCCCCGCCCTGATGCGCCTGCGGGGTGGCAAGGCCTGGTCAGAAGCGCTCAAAGCCATCCCGCTCCGCCTCTTGTATGAGCGGGAACATGTGCGACTCTCCGCCGCTGCGGAAAAGGCCAGCCCCCCCGGCACCACGGTGAACGCCGTGGCCTGA
- a CDS encoding glycosyltransferase — MTRPIHQPNQALNTSERPLVSICLPTLNAIEFLRQRTDSILSQTLSDWELIVCDSYSDDGTWEHLSELATDARVRLYRVPKEGLYAGWNECLRRVRGEFVYVATADDTMYPRCLEILAAPLLANPDVDMVVTEVDEIDVHDQILPRPQPRIWKYLGAVLQGRPGRISRETFALLLAGFPLGIGSITGVLIRRRLLEKTGLYPTDLSYLGDAEWALRAALASDIIALPDRVATWRIRPGQASRKFDLGQSLIFRRALERVLDDPQSGVPDHWKQVPDWRKRVLGPRSWAAVEYSGLLRMNLRRNAHLFPRRLMNTWQQDRALFWERVSSLFAFPAGLRRDYETIVSELLKDFHAEWPPRIVEVHAGHDVPLGQAPPSVSRPTLC; from the coding sequence TTGACACGCCCCATCCACCAGCCAAATCAAGCATTGAACACCTCAGAGCGTCCCCTTGTATCCATCTGCCTGCCCACGCTGAACGCCATTGAGTTCCTGCGACAGCGGACAGATTCCATCCTTTCCCAGACGCTGAGCGACTGGGAATTGATCGTTTGTGACAGCTACTCGGACGATGGCACCTGGGAACACCTCTCTGAACTGGCAACGGATGCGAGAGTGCGTCTCTACCGGGTCCCCAAGGAGGGCCTCTACGCCGGCTGGAACGAGTGCCTGCGGCGGGTTCGAGGAGAATTTGTCTATGTGGCGACGGCGGACGATACAATGTACCCACGCTGCCTGGAGATTCTGGCCGCGCCTCTGCTGGCCAACCCAGACGTGGACATGGTCGTGACGGAGGTCGATGAAATTGACGTCCATGACCAGATCCTGCCCCGTCCGCAACCCCGCATCTGGAAGTACCTGGGCGCGGTCCTGCAAGGTCGCCCGGGCAGAATCTCCCGCGAAACCTTCGCCCTGCTCCTGGCAGGCTTTCCGTTGGGAATCGGCAGCATCACAGGCGTGCTCATCCGCCGCCGACTGCTGGAAAAGACTGGCCTCTACCCCACAGATCTCTCCTATCTGGGTGATGCAGAGTGGGCCCTGAGGGCCGCGCTCGCCTCAGATATCATCGCCCTTCCAGACCGGGTCGCCACCTGGCGCATCCGGCCTGGCCAGGCATCGAGGAAATTCGATCTGGGGCAGTCTCTCATTTTTCGCAGGGCCCTGGAGAGAGTGCTGGATGATCCCCAGAGTGGCGTGCCCGACCACTGGAAGCAGGTGCCTGACTGGCGCAAGCGCGTGCTCGGCCCCAGGTCATGGGCTGCCGTGGAGTACTCCGGCCTCCTGCGCATGAACCTGCGCAGAAACGCCCACCTCTTTCCACGCCGGCTGATGAACACCTGGCAGCAGGACCGCGCCCTGTTCTGGGAAAGGGTGTCCTCCTTGTTCGCCTTCCCAGCAGGTCTGCGGAGGGACTATGAAACAATTGTGTCAGAACTTCTGAAAGATTTTCATGCAGAATGGCCGCCGCGTATCGTAGAAGTGCATGCGGGCCACGATGTCCCGTTGGGGCAGGCACCCCCATCAGTCAGCCGTCCAACATTGTGTTAG
- a CDS encoding FkbM family methyltransferase has product MPLPFHRQLANLRSYLAAYGGPYGFWAYFRLRLGQKGRLVSVKPPGGRYPATVRRGTVDVGVWDEVFISREYAAPTAAAPEYIIDAGANIGLTAIFYAITFPEATIIAIEPADENWDLLQRNASAYPKIKPALAALWPTKTRVNIANPSDASVSFFCSETTGAGTVQTVTVPELMEQHEMPHIDILKVDVEGAEKAIFSAAAPWIRKVRQFAIEFHDRKVPGCRASFEAVVSAAESECFRKGQTDHIKMKIEATRLNSDN; this is encoded by the coding sequence ATGCCCCTTCCCTTCCACAGGCAGCTTGCGAATCTCAGGAGCTATCTTGCTGCCTACGGCGGACCTTACGGCTTTTGGGCCTATTTCAGACTACGCCTAGGACAGAAAGGCCGGCTCGTGAGCGTGAAGCCCCCTGGGGGACGGTACCCAGCAACCGTCCGCAGAGGAACCGTGGACGTGGGAGTGTGGGATGAAGTGTTCATTTCCAGAGAGTATGCGGCTCCCACCGCCGCCGCCCCAGAGTACATCATCGATGCAGGAGCCAACATCGGCCTCACCGCCATCTTCTACGCCATCACCTTTCCCGAGGCCACCATCATCGCCATCGAGCCAGCAGACGAGAACTGGGACCTGCTCCAGCGCAACGCCAGCGCCTATCCCAAGATCAAACCTGCGCTCGCGGCCCTCTGGCCCACCAAGACGAGGGTCAACATCGCGAACCCGTCCGATGCCAGCGTCTCCTTCTTCTGCAGTGAAACCACCGGTGCAGGCACCGTCCAGACGGTGACCGTACCGGAGTTGATGGAACAACATGAGATGCCACACATCGACATCCTGAAAGTGGACGTGGAAGGAGCCGAGAAAGCCATCTTCTCAGCTGCGGCACCGTGGATCAGAAAGGTGCGCCAGTTCGCCATCGAGTTTCACGATCGCAAGGTCCCAGGATGCCGCGCCAGTTTTGAGGCCGTCGTGTCTGCTGCGGAAAGCGAGTGCTTCAGGAAGGGTCAAACCGATCATATCAAGATGAAGATCGAGGCGACTCGTCTCAATTCTGACAATTGA